Proteins encoded by one window of Paenibacillus urinalis:
- the veg gene encoding biofilm formation stimulator Veg → MAKNSLLDIKRSLDAHVGQKILLRANGGRRKTIERTGVLEETYPSVFIVKLDQEQQTFKRVSYSYADILTEAVQVSVYDPEQVISEISYNEV, encoded by the coding sequence ATGGCTAAAAATTCGCTATTGGATATCAAACGCAGTCTCGACGCTCATGTTGGCCAGAAGATTCTACTTCGTGCAAACGGTGGACGCCGTAAGACAATTGAGCGTACTGGTGTATTGGAAGAAACGTACCCTTCTGTTTTTATTGTGAAGCTAGATCAAGAACAGCAAACGTTTAAACGGGTGTCTTACAGTTACGCCGATATATTGACTGAAGCAGTACAGGTTTCAGTATATGATCCTGAGCAAGTCATCAGCGAAATATCGTACAACGAAGTGTAA
- a CDS encoding small, acid-soluble spore protein, alpha/beta type → MSRRRRSVMSEELKYELAKDLGFYDTVQQEGWGGIKAKDAGNMVKRAIQLAEQAARKGQG, encoded by the coding sequence ATGAGCCGCAGAAGACGCAGTGTAATGTCAGAAGAGCTCAAGTATGAGCTGGCCAAGGACCTGGGCTTTTATGATACTGTTCAGCAAGAAGGCTGGGGCGGGATCAAAGCCAAGGATGCAGGCAATATGGTGAAGAGGGCTATACAGCTTGCAGAGCAGGCAGCACGAAAGGGTCAAGGATAA